DNA from Synergistaceae bacterium:
GTCAGGGTCCTCGGAGACAGGGCGCGCGAGATACAGAACTTCGTCGCCCAGATAGGCGGCATAGCCGACCAGACAAACCTGCTGGCGCTGAACGCGGCGATCGAGGCCGCGCGGGCCGGAGAGGCCGGACGTGGCTTCGCGGTCGTCGCGGAAGAAGTCCGCAAGCTTGCCGAGGAGAGCAACGAGGCGGCGCAGAAGATTGCCGAACTTGCCTCGATGATCACCAGGGACTTGGAAGGTGTCGTATCCGCTGCCGAAGCCAACGCGAAGGATTCAGTGGAGTCCAGCGACCTCATTGAGGAGACGAGGGAGACGATCGACCTGATGATGGAGGCATTGTCAAAGATCGCTTCGGGCACGCAGGACATGGCCGCCGTCGCGGAGGAGCAGGCAGCCTCCAGCGAGGAGATAGCGAGCGCGGTTCAGAACATAGCCTCGCGAGTGAACGACTCCGCCGAGTCCGCGGACACGGTGAGAGGGCAGATGGCCGAGGTCGGCACGGCGGCGGAGCGGGTCGCGCAGGGATCGGCGCGGATCGCGGGTCTTGCGGTGGAGCTGAA
Protein-coding regions in this window:
- a CDS encoding methyl-accepting chemotaxis protein encodes the protein VRVLGDRAREIQNFVAQIGGIADQTNLLALNAAIEAARAGEAGRGFAVVAEEVRKLAEESNEAAQKIAELASMITRDLEGVVSAAEANAKDSVESSDLIEETRETIDLMMEALSKIASGTQDMAAVAEEQAASSEEIASAVQNIASRVNDSAESADTVRGQMAEVGTAAERVAQGSARIAGLAVELNGLVHAFKIDRGDEHAKPAAKGLVPVKGR